One window of Quercus robur chromosome 5, dhQueRobu3.1, whole genome shotgun sequence genomic DNA carries:
- the LOC126725082 gene encoding uncharacterized protein LOC126725082, translating to MTSTSVKNNNLLPPGLVSNLQQVLSKKNGDNSNNNNKNNDDDKVSNSEAESKESDNVEPAEPSYSTSVSDASEAVDTSKPIVLVTNGDGIDSPGLVFLVEALVREGLYNVHVCAPQSDKSVSGHSVTLQETVAVSSSEINGSTAFEVSGTPVDCVSLALSGALFSWSKPLLVISGINRGSSCGHHMFYSGVVAGAREALICGVPSLSISLNWKKDESQENDFKDAVSVCIPLINAAIRDIEKGVFPKSCSLNIEIPTSPLTNKGFKLTKQSMWRSTPNWLAVSANRYPAGHFMSNQQSLGLQLAQLGRDASAAGAARRLNTQKKHVEIESVGVAGKSDSNRVKKYFRLEFLDKEQEETDEDLDFRALENGYVAITPLSLSPHIETDIQTATSDWISAALPAEQ from the exons ATGACTTCCACTTCTGTGAAGAACAACAACTTGTTGCCACCGGGGTTGGTCTCCAATCTCCAACAAGTTCTAAGCAAAAAAAACGGcgacaacagcaacaacaacaacaaaaacaatgatGATGACAAAGTTAGTAACAGTGAAGCTGAGTCAAAAGAAAGCGACAATGTTGAACCCGCCGAGCCCTCTTATTCCACATCGGTTTCCGATGCTTCTGAGGCCGTAGACACCTCCAAGCCCATTGTTTTGGTGACCAATGGAGATGGGATTGACTCCCCTGGCCTTGTGTTCCTCGTTGAAGCGCTCGTTCGTGAAGGCTTGTACAATGTCCATGTCTGCGCTCCGCAATC GGACAAATCAGTGTCAGGTCATTCTGTGACTCTCCAAGAAACGGTTGCTGTGAGTTCCAGCGAGATTAATGGTTCTACAGCTTTTGAAGTTTCAG GGACTCCTGTGGATTGTGTCTCATTGGCATTATCTGGGGCATTGTTTTCTTGGTCAAAGCCTCTTCTG GTGATTAGTGGAATTAATCGGGGATCAAGCTGTGGCCATCACAT GTTTTACTCGGGTGTTGTTGCCGGAGCTAGAGAGGCCCTAATTTGTGGTGTTCCATCATTGTCAATATCATTGAACTG GAAGAAGGATGAAAGTCAGGAAAATGATTTTAAGGATGCAGTTTCTGTCTGTATACCTTTAATAAATGCAGCTATCAGAGATATTGAAAAAGGAGTTTTCCCCAAAAGCTGCTCCCTGAATATAGAGATACCCACTTCTCCTTTGACAAACAAG GGTTTTAAATTGACCAAGCAAAGTATGTGGAGATCAACTCCTAACTGGCTAGCTGTTTCAGCCAACCGGTATCCTGCTGGACATTTCATGTCCAATCAACAAAGCCTTGGCCTTCAGCTCGCACAGCTTGGCCGAGATGCCTCTGCTGCG GGTGCGGCTCGACGTTTGAACACACAAAAGAAGCATGTGGAAATTGAATCAGTTGGCGTTGCTGGAAAATCTGATTCCAACCGAGTGAAGAAGTACTTCCGGCTAGag TTTCTGGATAAGGAGCAAGAAGAGACGGATGAGGATCTGGATTTCAGAGCACTTGAAAATGGATAT GTTGCAAtaactcctctttctctttcgcCACATATTGAGACAGACATTCAAACGGCTACCTCAGATTGGATCTCTGCTGCACTCCCTGCAGAACAATAA
- the LOC126725083 gene encoding serine/threonine-protein phosphatase 7-like, protein MDREERIKNACMKIVECINAMSFLNLDDQRVHSLVMMREIARGVVENKDRKVTKSDVTRALHSSIEKMASSCRDIVYKLSKMSYKGLDDQRIQSLLRVKEIAAKHAKVASVESDTWIKESLAGEEMQPSSVDVLVGGAEIMVVEESLVEETELRNEDGHNVVQKRPVTRAKLTGQKDMQIGEVQRKMPEDEPPEVEAQLINENGKNQLQEILSQPPLLQSLIWPPDDCITLDWIWSLISAIKQFSQNHPPSEFQLVMPISVVDKLVDNASSILSKEPNCVKIDCHGVDSRVVVVGDIHGQFHDLLHLLENAGFPSENQFYVFNGNYVDRGAWGLEVFLLLLAWKVLMPHRVYLLRGNHESKECTLAYGFEKEVKTKFGDQGEYVYNKFLDCFKELPLASVIAGSVYTTHGGLFRSTRIAYSRRSRRKRTQRLELGSLEELSAVKRSLIDAPYEGPNMILTDVLWSDPSQRQGICKNRARGRGLWWGPDCTEAFLKMSKLKLIIRSHEGPDVRTGQHLFGDMLCGYSLDHEGELGKLYTLFSAPDYPQFGRKIFANEGAYAVLQSPNFESPSFHPFKAVEKPKADPFVDVDDYDKIASSKREDQIATSDEEDEIDIGERDLTSIHAQSSTAAISSLQKSSPVVMASGVNFEALGISNPPWSVLLPNDLGGTQLVQVPQAPEVEGLPLPPNLEEPHKSAYEYLFKLVAGLKHMLQTREIESKGQKRKRDD, encoded by the exons ATGGACCGAGAAGAGAGAATTAAGAATGCATGCATGAAGATTGTGGAGTGCATAAACGCCATGTCTTTTTTAAACTTGGATGACCAACGGGTGCATTCACTAGTGATGATGCGAGAAATAGCACGTGGGGTTGTTGAAAATAAGGATAGAAAG GTAACTAAGAGTGATGTGACTAGGGCTTTGCACTCTAGTATTGAGAAGATG GCCAGTTCATGCAGGGATATTGTGTATAAATTAAGTAAGATGTCATATAAAGGCTTAGATGACCAACGGATTCAATCATTATTAAGGGTGAAAGAGATTGCGGCTAAACATGCTAAAGTTGCGAGTGTTGAGAGTGATACATGGATTAAAGAAAGCTTGGCAGGTGAGGAAATGCAGCCAAGCAGCGTGGATGTCCTGGTTGGAGGTGCAGAAATTATGGTGGTTGAAGAATCGCTGGTGGAGGAAACGGAGCTAAGAAATGAAGACGGTCATAATGTGGTGCAGAAAAGGCCTGTGACTAGGGCAAAACTCACTGGCCAAAAGGATATGCAGATTGGAGAGGTACAAAGGAAGATGCCTGAAGATGAGCCACCAGAGGTGGAAGCTCAGTTAATAAACGAAAATGGTAAAAATCAGTTGCAGGAGATTTTGTCACAACCACCGCTTCTGCAATCTCTTATATGGCCTCCAGATGACTGCATTACCTTAGATTGGATCTGGTCATTGATATCTGCAATTAAGCAGTTTTCACAGAATCATCCCCCCTCCGAGTTTCAATTGGTAATGCCAATTTCTGTGGTGGATAAACTAGTTGATAATGCTTCAAGTATCCTTTCCAAAGAACCAAACTGTGTGAAAATTGATTGCCATGGAGTGGACTCAAGAGTTGTTGTAGTGGGCGACATTCATGGCCAGTTCCATGATTTGCTCCATCTTCTTGAAAATGCTGGTTTTCCCTCTGAGAATCAGTTCTATGTTTTCAATGGTAACTATGTAGATAGAGGAGCATGGGGTTTGGAGGTATTTTTGCTCCTATTGGCTTGGAAG GTATTGATGCCTCACAGAGTATATCTACTCCGTGGGAATCATGAGTCAAAAGAATGCACACTGGCATATGGTTTCGAGAAGGAGGTGAAGACCAAATTTGGAGATCAAGGTGAATACGTCTATAATAAATTCCTGGATTGCTTTAAAGAGCTTCCTTTGGCCTCAGTTATTGCTGGATCTGTTTATACCACTCATGGAGGGCTTTTCCGTAGTACACGCATTGCATATTCACGAAGATCTAGAAGAAAAAGGACACAGAGGCTGGAGCTTGGTTCTTTAGAAGAGTTATCTGCAGTTAAAAGATCTCTAATAGATGCTCCATATGAAGGCCCAAATATGATATTAACTGATGTGCTATGGTCAGATCCATCACAGAGGCAGGGTATATGTAAAAATCGAGCTCGAGGACGGGGTTTATGGTGGGGTCCTGATTGCACTGAAGCTTTCTTGAAAATGTCCAAGTTAAAG TTGATCATAAGATCGCATGAAGGTCCTGATGTGAGGACTGGTCAGCATCTTTTTGGTGATATGCTATGTGGGTATAGCTTGGATCATGAAGGAGAATTAGGGAAGCTGTATACGCTGTTTAGTGCTCCGGATTACCCTCAG TTCGGTAGAAAGATATTTGCCAATGAAGGAGCATATGCTGTACTTCAGTCTCCTAATTTTGAAAGTCCTTCCTTCCACCCATTCAAAGCTGTAGAAAAACCAAAG GCAGATCCttttgttgatgttgatgactaTGATAAGATAGCATCATCTAAACGTGAAGATCAGATAGCAACatcagatgaagaagatgagatAGATATAGGTGAACGAGACCTCACATCAATA CATGCACAGTCCTCAACGGCCGCCATCTCTTCGTTGCAAAAATCTTCTCCGGTTGTGATGGCTTCTGGGGTTAACTTTGAGGCACTGGGCATTTCTAATCCTCCTTGGAGTGTTCTTTTGCCGAATGATTTGGGTGGCACCCAACTTGTTCAAGTTCCACAGGCTCCTGAGGTGGAAGGACTACCACTACCCCCCAACTTAGAG GAGCCTCACAAATCTGCTTATGAGTACTTGTTCAAGCTTGTTGCTGGCCTAAAGCATATGCTTCAAACAAGG GAAATTGAGAGTAAGGGCCAAAAGAGGAAGCGAGATGATTAG